A genomic segment from Aspergillus puulaauensis MK2 DNA, chromosome 1, nearly complete sequence encodes:
- a CDS encoding putative glycogen debranching enzyme Gdb1 (CAZy:GH133;~COG:G;~EggNog:ENOG410PHNJ;~InterPro:IPR006421,IPR029436,IPR010401,IPR017853, IPR008928,IPR032790,IPR032792,IPR012341,IPR032788;~PFAM:PF06202,PF14702,PF14701,PF14699;~go_function: GO:0004134 - 4-alpha-glucanotransferase activity [Evidence IEA];~go_function: GO:0004135 - amylo-alpha-1,6-glucosidase activity [Evidence IEA];~go_process: GO:0005975 - carbohydrate metabolic process [Evidence IEA];~go_process: GO:0005978 - glycogen biosynthetic process [Evidence IEA];~go_process: GO:0005980 - glycogen catabolic process [Evidence IEA]), translating into MAQETFYLLPLKDDGSPDVPGGYIYLPPPGSPKYSLRFVIEGSSSICRDGTLWVNIPESAQSFDRQVFRAFKLSPDFSRNIQIDVPVTRPGSFEFYVTYSPLPEFSISPGPAPKSTRTPTHYIDVAPKLSLGSQTIPLNALSIFSVHAKFMGKYPQDWNKYLGSISRRKYNMVHFTPLMKRGSSNSPYSIFDQLEFDEGAFPNGEEDVQKLIKSMEEEHSLLSLTDVVWNHTANNSKWLEEHPEAGYSVETAPWLEAALDLDTALLKFGQDLQNYGLPTEIATVDDLTTVMNGVKEHAIESLRLWEFYVVDVKANTRKVLEEWKASKPIDLGSGRWAQLGLENYAKWPLEEQTTFIRQNGIPTVKQILGRYDRNVDVQLGAAISTALFGQFDSTSSDLASIENSLRKLLDVVNVPFYEEYNSDLSIIIDQLFNRIKYLRIDDHGPKLGPVTTESPLIESYFTRLPLNEVTKKHDPKALALANNGWIWNADAMRDNAGPDSRAYLRREVIVWGDCVKLRYGNGPDDNPFLWEFMTKYTRLMARYFSGFRIDNCHSTPLVVAEYLIDEARKVRPDLAIFAELFTGSEEADYIFVKRLGINALIREAMQAWSTEELSRLVHRHGGRPIGSFELDLPSPGQDFSKSQSSGSETGTVRSIRPIPVPALFMDCTHDNEMPAQKRTATDTLPNAALVAMCDSAIGSVMGYDEIYPEIVDLVHETRLYSYSELPESPTIDELVNLKGISGLKRLLNELHTKMGQEGYAETFIHHEGEYITVHRVHPQNRKGIFLIAHTAFPGQNSGSLLAPTHLAATQVKPIGTWLLNAQEEDSDKEHALADTAYLQGLPSQVQKIDGTRVDEKNGDTTISVLDTFIPGSIALFETSIPIFERPDELSNDRITEGADEAFSELSLIDLNFVLYRCEAEERDSGGGQDGVYEVPNHGPLIYAGLQGWWSVLEDIIRYNSLGHPLCDHLRQGQWALDYIVNRLSNMGENPEFSALQRPAKWLESKFQAARGLPSFLLPRYFAIIIQTAYVAAWNRGIQLLGDDVRGGQVFIQQLAMVSVQQTGYVNSASLWPVKRVPSLAAGLPHFATDWARCWGRDVFISLRGLLLCTGRFDDAKEHILAFASVLKHGMIPNLLSSGKLPRYNSRDSIWFLLQAIQDYTKMAPNGLELLDEKTPRRFLPYDDTWFPFDDPRAYSQSSTVVDVIQEVFQRHAQGLSFREYNAGSDLDVQMKTEGFQIDINVDWETGLIFGGSQFNCGTWQDKMGESDKAGNKGVPGTPRDGAAIEITGLVYSALTWVTSLNEQGFYPYDKVDIGNGKSITFKDWAAKIKTNFEHCYYIPADPKEDAKYAVDSGIVNRRGIYKDLYRSGKPYEDYQLRSNFPIAMVVSPDLFEPSKALAALALADSVLVGPMGMATLDPSDLNYRPDYNNSEDSTDFATSKGRNYHQGPEWVWQRGYFLRALLHFDLARRESADERTESFQQVTRRLEGCKQALRDSPWKGLTELTNRNGYHCADSSPTQAWSAGCLIDLYYDASRYI; encoded by the exons ATGGCTCAAGAAACATTCTACCTACTTCCTCTGAAAGATGATGGCTCGCCAGATGTGCCCGGGGGGTATATCTATCTTCCCCCGCCAGGCAGTCCTAAGTACTCGCTCCGCTTCGTTATTGAAGGCAGTAGCTCAATTTGCAGGGACGGAACTCTTTGGGTTAACATCCCTGAGAGTGCACAGTCCTTCGATCGTCAGGTATTTCGGGCTTTCAA GTTATCGCCAGATTTCAGCAGAAACATTCAGATCGATGTGCCAGTCACCCGCCCCGGGTCGTTCGAATTTTATGTGACCTACTCGCCTCTCCCAGAATTTAGCATCTCTCCTGGTCCGGCCCCAAAATCTACAAGGACACCCACGCATTATATCGATGTCGCTCCAAAGCTTAGCCTCGGCAGCCAGACCATACCCCTTAATGCTCTGTCGATATTTTCGGTACATGCAAAATTCATGGGCAAATACCCTCAAGACTGGAACAAGTACCTTGGTAGCATCTCTCGGCGGAAGTACAATATGGTCCATTTTACACCATTGATGAAGAGAGGGTCATCGAACTCGCCGTACAGTATTTTTGATCAGCTGGAGTTTGACGAAGGCGCATTCCCGaacggagaggaagacgtcCAAAAGCTAATCAAAAGTATGGAGGAGGAACACTCGCTTCTTTCACTCACTGATGTTGTTTGGAACCACACTGCCAATAATAGCAAATGGCTAGAGGAGCACCCCGAAGCTGGCTATAGCGTTGAAACTGCACCTTGGCTTGAGGCAGCTCTCGATTTGGATACTGCGTTACTGAAATTCGGACAGGATTTACAGAATTATGGCTTGCCCACTGAAATTGCAACGGTTGACGACTTGACGACCGTTATGAACGGGGTTAAAGAACATGCCATTGAAAGCCTTCGTCTATGGGAGTTCTACGTCGTTGACGTAAAGGCGAACACACGGAAAGTATTAGAGGAGTGGAAAGCATCAAAGCCCATTGATCTGGGAAGTGGGCGATGGGCGCAGCTTGGCCTCGAAAACTACGCGAAGTGGCCTCTAGAAGAGCAGACGACATTCATCCGCCAGAACGGGATCCCAACTGTCAAACAAATCCTCGGGAGATATGATCGAAATGTCGATGTCCAGCTGGGCGCGGCCATTTCTACTGCGTTGTTCGGCCAATTTGACTCAACATCGTCGGATCTCGCTTCCATTGAAAATTCCCTTCGCAAACTGCTTGACGTAGTCAACGTGCCATTTTACGAGGAGTACAATTCAGATTtgtccatcatcatcgaccaACTTTTTAATCGTATCAAGTACCTGAGGATTGATGATCACGGGCCCAAACTTGGCCCTGTGACCACAGAGAGCCCTCTGATAGAGTCGTACTTTACAAGGCTACCTCTAAACGAGGTCACTAAGAAGCACGATCCAAAGGCGTTGGCACTTGCTAACAAtggctggatctggaacGCAGATGCTATGCGTGACAACGCTGGGCCTGACTCACGAGCATATCTACGGCGAGAAGTGATTGTCTGGGGCGACTGCGTCAAACTACGATATGGAAACGGCCCCGATGATAACCCATTCCTATGGGAATTCATGACCAAATACACGCGCTTGATGGCCAGATACTTCTCCGGCTTCCGAATCGATAATTGTCATTCGACCCCTCTCGTCGTCGCAGAATATCTGATTGACGAGGCACGAAAGGTCCGCCCCGACCTTGCAATCTTTGCCGAACTTTTCACCGGGTCTGAAGAGGCCGATTATATATTCGTCAAGCGACTTGGTATCAATGCACTCATCCGCGAAGCTATGCAAGCCTGGAGTACAGAAGAGCTAAGCCGACTGGTTCACCGTCACGGTGGCCGCCCCATCGGCAGTTTTGAACTGGATCTACCCTCCCCAGGCCAGGATTTTTCAAAGTCCCAATCCAGTGGCAGCGAGACGGGAACAGTTCGCAGTATCCGTCCGATCCCTGTTCCTGCACTTTTCATGGATTGCACCCATGACAATGAAATGCCAGCCCAGAAGCGCACCGCAACAGATACACTTCCAAACGCTGCCCTAGTTGCAATGTGTGACTCGGCAATTGGGAGTGTTATGGGGTACGATGAGATCTACCCCGAAATAGTGGATCTTGTACATGAAACCCGGTTGTATTCTTATTCTGAGCTCCCAGAGTCTCCGACTATTGATGAGTTGGTCAATCTCAAAGGAATATCTGGTTTAAAGCGGCTACTCAATGAACTTCATACCAAGATGGGCCAGGAAGGATATGCCGAAACATTCATTCATCACGAGGGTGAATATATCACCGTCCATAGGGTCCATCCACAAAATCGGAAAGGCATATTTTTGATTGCGCATACGGCTTTTCCTGGTCAAAACAGTGGTTCCCTCCTCGCTCCTACCCACCTTGCTGCTACTCAAGTCAAGCCTATCGGTACATGGCTTCTTAATGCCCAGGAAGAAGATAGCGACAAAGAGCATGCTCTCGCTGACACAGCTTATCTTCAAGGATTACCCAGTCAAGTTCAAAAAATCGATGGAACCAGAGTCGACGAGAAAAATGGCGATACCACAATATCAGTCCTAGACACATTCATCCCAGGGTCTATTGCTCTTTTTGAGACATCAATTCCCATATTTGAGCGCCCTGATGAGTTAAGCAATGACAGAATCACTGAAGGTGCAGATGAAGCGTTTTCGGAATTAAGCCTGATTGACTTGAACTTTGTGCTCTACCGTtgtgaagctgaagaacgTGATTCTGGTGGCGGTCAAGATGGAGTATATGAAGTTCCCAACCATGGTCCATTGATATATGCTGGTCTTCAGGGCTGGTGGAGtgttcttgaagatatcatcaGGTATAACAGCCTGGGGCACCCTCTCTGTGATCATCTCAGGCAAGGTCAGTGGGCCCTTGACTATATTGTCAATCGGTTGTCAAATATGGGAGAGAATCCGGAGTTTAGTGCTCTACAGCGTCCAGCTAAGTGGTTGGAATCAAAATTCCAGGCTGCCCGTGGTTTACCAAGTTTTCTGCTACCTCGCTATTTTGCCATCATTATCCAGACTGCATATGTGGCTGCCTGGAACAGAGGAATACAACTCCTCGGAGACGATGTGCGGGGAGGTCAAGTGTTTATCCAACAGCTAGCCATGGTGAGTGTGCAGCAGACTGGGTACGTAAATTCAGCATCTCTATGGCCTGTGAAACGAGTCCCAAGTCTTGCAGCTGGTTTGCCACATTTCGCAACGGACTGGGCTAGATGCTGGGGTCGAGATGTTTTTATCTCCCTCAGAGGCTTGCTTCTATGCACCGGAAGATTTGATGATGCCAAAGAGCATATTCTTGCTTTCGCCAGTGTACTCAAACACGGCATGATTCCTAACCTACTTAGCAGCGGTAAGCTACCGCGGTATAACTCACGCGATTCCATATGGTTTTTGTTGCAGGCCATCCAAGACTACACGAAGATGGCACCTAATGGCCTCGAACTCCTGGACGAGAAGACCCCCAGGCGGTTCCTGCCGTACGACGACACATGGTTTCCATTTGACGATCCCAGGGCGTATTCGCAGAGCTCAACAGTCGTGGATGTGATCCAAGAAGTATTCCAGCGCCACGCACAGGGACTCTCCTTCCGCGAGTATAACGCGGGTTCAGATCTGGATGTGCAAATGAAAACTGAAGGCTTTCAAATTGATATCAACGTGGATTGGGAAACAGGGTTAATCTTTGGTGGTAGTCAGTTCAACTGCGGGACATGGCAGGACAAGATGGGAGAAAGTGATAAAGCTGGCAACAAGGGAGTACCCGGGACCCCTCGGGATGGCGCCGCCATTGAAATCACTGGGCTTGTCTACAGTGCTTTAACGTGGGTCACAAGCCTTAACGAACAGGGATTTTACCCATATGACAAGGTGGATATCGGAAATGGCAAGTCCATCACGTTCAAAGACTGGGCCGCTAAAATCAAAACCAACTTCGAGCATTGTTATTACATTCCAGCGGATCCAAAGGAAGATGCTAAATACGCTGTCGACTCTGGAATTGTCAATCGCCGCGGAATTTACAAAGACCTGTACAGATCCGGGAAGCCCTACGAAGATTACCAGCTCCGCTCGAACTTCCCAATTGCCATGGTTGTGTCGCCCGATCTTTTTGAACCATCGAAAGCGCTGGCAGCACTTGCCCTTGCGGACTCCGTTCTTGTGGGACCCATGGGTATGGCCACTCTTGATCCATCCGATCTGAACTATCGACCAGACTATAACAACTCGGAAGACTCGACCGACTTCGCGACATCCAAAGGCAGAAATTATCACCAAGGCCCAGAGTGGGTATGGCAACGCGGGTACTTCCTTCGTGCACTCCTACACTTTGATCTTGCCCGACGAGAGTCCGCAGATGAGAGAACAGAGTCATTTCAACAGGTGACCAGAAGGTTAGAAGGCTGTAAACAGGCGTTGAGGGACAGTCCATGGAAGGGACTCACGGAGTTGACAAACAGAAATGGTTATCATTGTGCGGATTCG TCTCCAACCCAAGCATGGTCCGCTGGTTGCTTGATCGACCTTTATTATGACGCTTCACGATATATTTAG
- the GPD1 gene encoding glycerol-3-phosphate dehydrogenase family protein (COG:C;~EggNog:ENOG410PHMP;~InterPro:IPR006109,IPR006168,IPR036291,IPR011128, IPR008927,IPR013328;~PFAM:PF01210,PF07479;~go_component: GO:0009331 - glycerol-3-phosphate dehydrogenase complex [Evidence IEA];~go_function: GO:0004367 - glycerol-3-phosphate dehydrogenase [NAD+] activity [Evidence IEA];~go_function: GO:0016491 - oxidoreductase activity [Evidence IEA];~go_function: GO:0016616 - oxidoreductase activity, acting on the CH-OH group of donors, NAD or NADP as acceptor [Evidence IEA];~go_function: GO:0051287 - NAD binding [Evidence IEA];~go_process: GO:0005975 - carbohydrate metabolic process [Evidence IEA];~go_process: GO:0006072 - glycerol-3-phosphate metabolic process [Evidence IEA];~go_process: GO:0046168 - glycerol-3-phosphate catabolic process [Evidence IEA];~go_process: GO:0055114 - oxidation-reduction process [Evidence IEA]), which translates to MRLLCRQSRFSSLCAKPILPRLWSSRQFPSIQIRRNSQSHSTSFKNLRFTPSRHFSTANLSFLPVSTTNTAKMGSLGQYKQKHKVTVVGSGNWGTAIAKIVAENTASNPALFEQDVQMWVYEEKVEIPQSSKHYDPASPLCQGPQNLTDVINQTHENIKYLQGIALPKNLIANPSLVDAVRDSTILVFNLPHQFIVNICGQIKGKILPYARGVSCIKGVDVNEEGAHLFSETIGKILGIYCGALSGANIATEVGQEKWSESSIGYDPPHFDSKAPTPARSPSGSTDNIVHYEHKDVSGQLSKVKLQALPSEYPPVDHVVLKSLFHRPYFHISVVSDVAGVSLGGALKNVVAVAAGWVIGKGWGDNAKAAIMRVGLLEMVKFGERFFGATINTKTFTEESAGVADMITSCSGGRNFRCAKLSVERNQSIEQVEATELNGQKLQGTLTALEVNSFLKKQGLEEEFPLFTAVYRVLQGNMTIDEIPSFIER; encoded by the exons ATGCGTCTTCTGTGTCGTCAATCTCGTTTCAGCAGTCTCTGTGCGAAACCAATACTACCTCGGCTTTGGTCGTCTCGACAATTCCCCTCCATTCAAATACGTCGCAATTCCCAGTCCCACTCAACGTCATTCAAGAACCTGCGGTTTACCCCGTCTCGACACTTTTCAACCGCAAACTTATCATTTCTACCCGTATCTACTACAAACACAGCCAAGATGGGCTCTCTCGGACAATACAAGCAAAAGCACAAGGTGACTGTGGTAGGATCAGGTAACTG GGGCACCGCCATTGCCAAAATCGTCGCCGAGAATACTGCTAGCAACCCCGCCCTCTTCGAACAGGATGTTCAAATGTGGGTTTATGAAGAAAAGGTCGAAATTCCGCAGTCGTCCAAACACTACGACCCCGCTTCTCCCCTCTGCCAGGGCCCCCAGAACTTGACCGATGTCATCAACCAAACGCACGAGAACATTAAATACCTTCAAGGAATTGCGCTCCCAAAAAACCTCATTGCCAACCCCTCGCTAGTGGATGCAGTTCGTGACAGCACTATTCTTGTCTTCAACTTGCCACATCAGTTCATCGTCAATATCTGTGGGCAGATCAAGGGCAAGATCCTTCCCTACGCTCGTGGAGTTTCTTGCATCAAGGGTGTAGATGTGAATGAGGAGGGAGCCCACCTGTTCTCTGAAACCATTGGCAAAATTCTCGGAATTTACTGCGGCGCGCTCTCTGGGGCCAACATTGCCACTGAAGTCGGCCAGGAGAAGTGGTCTGAGTCGAGCATCGGCTATGACCCCCCGCATTTTGACTCCAAGGCCCCCACCCCGGCTCGCTCGCCTTCCGGATCTACTGACAATATCGTGCACTATGAGCACAAGGATGTTTCAGGGCAATTGTCGAAGGTGAAACTACAGGCTCTACCCTCTGAGTACCCGCCAGTCGACCATGTCGTTCTCAAGTCGCTTTTCCACCGTCCTTATTTCCACATCAGTGTGGTAAGTGATGTTGCCGGAGTATCATTGGGAGGCGCCCTCAAAAACGTCGTCGCTGTTGCTGCGGGTTGGGTCATAGGCAAGGGATGGGGAGACAACGCAAAGGCCGCAATCATGCGAGTTGGCCttttggagatggtgaaATTCGGTGAACGATTCTTTGGAGCAACTATCAACACGAAGACTTTCACTGAAGAGAGTGCTGGTGTTGCCGATATGATTACCAGCTGCAGTGGCGGACGGAACTTCCGTTGCGCCAAGCTCAGTGTTGAGAGGAACCAGTCGATTGAACAGGTGGAGGCGACAGAGCTGAACGGCCAAAAGCTGCAAGGCACGTTGACTGCACTTGAGGTTAACAGTTTCCTGAAAAAGCAAGGCCTAGAAGAAGAGTTCCCACTCTTCACTGCCGTTTACC GGGTTCTCCAAGGCAACATGACTATTGACGAGATTCCATCTTTCATTGAGCGGTAA
- a CDS encoding FAM207/SLX9 family protein (COG:S;~EggNog:ENOG410PRBD;~InterPro:IPR028160;~PFAM:PF15341;~TransMembrane:1 (o20-38i);~go_component: GO:0005730 - nucleolus [Evidence IEA];~go_component: GO:0030686 - 90S preribosome [Evidence IEA];~go_component: GO:0030688 - preribosome, small subunit precursor [Evidence IEA];~go_process: GO:0000462 - maturation of SSU-rRNA from tricistronic rRNA transcript (SSU-rRNA, 5.8S rRNA, LSU-rRNA) [Evidence IEA]), whose protein sequence is MLLTWCGDVKYLNRRRCAAMRDFEGGLILIGFLLDFLFRPFKSRKVSRSLQSEFAVSQIRMAPVRSVKRQTHRSKPGAGSGVSLPKPSLLDDDFRTTKKDKRLIKHSSFVSKIAKNSAKPNKRRRASKKLVANLESLADALPEAETDPNDSSQVNIIKQKTLKHRPGAMKRKEKLEKTERDRFAKNMAQMSNIQTAPTPSSEPTADSVSNRWAALRGFISQTMEHQPAFKTNK, encoded by the exons ATGCTGCTCACGTGGTGCGGGGATGTCAAGTACCTAAACCGTAGGCGGTGTGCAGCGATGAGAGATTTTGAGGGTGGTCTTATCCTGATCGGGTTTTTGTTAGATTTCCTCTTCAGACCGTTCAAGTCGCGGAAAGTCAGTCGGAGTTTGCAGTCGGAGTTTGCGGTATCTCAAATCAGAATG GCTCCCGTCCGATCGGTAAAAAGGCAAACGCATCGTAGCAAGCCCGGTGCGGGCAGCGGAGTCTCTCTTCCTAAGCCCTCGCTGTTGGACGACGACTttcggacgacgaagaaggatAAGCGCTTGATCAAGCACTCAAGCTTTGTATCGAAAATCGCGAAGAACTCTGCCAAACCGAACAAACGCCGCCGAGCCTCCAAAAAACTTGTCGCCAACCTTGAATCGTTAGCCGATGCCTTGCCTGAAGCCGAGACGGACCCGAACGACTCCAGTCAAGTTAATATCATCAAACAAAAGACTTTGAAGCACAGACCCGGTGCCATGAAACGCAAGGAGAAGCTTGAAAAGACAGAGCGAGATCGGTTTGCGAAGAATATGGCGCAAATGTCGAACATTCAAACAGCACCTACGCCGAGCTCAGAACCAACCGCCGACTCGGTGTCAAATCGATGGGCGGCTTTGCGAGGGTTTATCTCCCAGACAATGGAACATCAACCTGCGTTCAAGACGAACAAGTGA
- a CDS encoding putative ATP-dependent Clp protease (COG:O;~EggNog:ENOG410PFXS;~InterPro:IPR003959,IPR027417,IPR003593,IPR019489;~PFAM:PF10431,PF00004,PF07724,PF07728;~go_function: GO:0005524 - ATP binding [Evidence IEA];~go_function: GO:0016887 - ATPase activity [Evidence IEA]) — MLRLPSWPCRPPAPHRYCVLRYRRPLALRPLNARRGFSSSSRSFPTFTQFDRSDFTNQPFSGVYESGLPTAGPLGSTPAFGAPRITPKTLKQYLDQFVVGQDRAKKILSVAVYNHYQRVQELQRRQEEAEELLAKRARRESVEHHPVEDEFPGQQPTTYLSPEPAPPPQLGAEKAELDEPSQLQLEKSNVLLLGPSGVGKTLMAKTLARVLSVPFSISDCTPFTQAGYIGEDAEVCVHRLLAAANYDVEQAERGIIVLDEIDKIAAAKVSHGKDVSGEGVQQALLKIIEGTTVQVQAKQERNAPRINGTPSSSAYPSNHPLGGSPFTPPSGGNMPHKGEVYNVRTDNILFVCSGAFVGLHKVVMDRISRGSMGFGQPVRTPAQTSTERSHSDPTTNRPIPILPGSEEEALYKKYLPFFTPPSDSSPGAEPTYFNALDLLSPTDLQNYGFIPELVGRIPVNAALSALSQPFLVRILTEPRNSLVAQYTTLFSLSGIELRFTTPALHKIAANAFTMGTGARALRTEMETILSDAMFETPGSSVKFVLVTEPVAERNEKPVYLGRGQGGRFHSIIAAEEDRWEEKMQQKKSKERRGNSQAAGFEDVHSISTFREYRSKASGS; from the exons ATGCTGCGGCTGCCGTCATGGCCTTGTCGGCCGCCCGCACCGCACCGCTACTGCGTCCTCCGCTATCGGCGCCCCCTCGCCCTTCGTCCCTTGAATGCGCGTCGCGGGTTTTCAAGCTCATCAAGGTCCTTCCCTACCTTCACGCAGTTCGATAGATCTGATTTCACAAATCAACCTTTCTCCGGCGTCTACGAATCCGGCCTTCCCACAGCTGGCCCGCTGGGATCCACTCCAGCATTTGGAGCTCCTCGGATTACCCCAAAGACACTGAAGCAGTATTTGGATCAATTCGTTGTTGGTCAGGACCGTGCAAAGAAGATACTGAGCGTTGCCGTGTATAACCATTACCAACGGGTGCAAGAGCTCCAAAGAcgccaggaagaagctgaagagctACTTGCCAAGCGTGCGCGCAGGGAGTCTGTCGAGCATCATCCCGTTGAAG ATGAGTTTCCAGGCCAGCAACCCACTACCTACCTGTCCCCCGAGcctgcaccaccaccccaacTCGGCGCAGAAAAGGCAGAGCTGGATGAACCATCACAACTACAGCTCGAGAAATCCAATGTTCTTCTTCTAGGGCCATCCGGCGTCGGGAAGACATTGATGGCAAAAACATTGGCCAGAGTATTGTCGGTTCCATTTAGTATCTCCGACTGCACTCCTTTTACACAGGCTGGGTATATTGGCGAAGATGCAGAAGTATGTGTGCATAGGTTATTGGCTGCTGCGAACTATGACGTCGAGCAAGCGGAGCGCGGAATAATTGTTCTGGACGAGATAGACAAGATTGCAGCCGCAAAAGTCAGCCATGGTAAAGATGTGAGTGGCGAGGGAGTACAGCAAGCCCTCCTCAAGATTATCGAGGGTACGACGGTACAAGTGCAGGCAAAGCAAGAACGCAATGCTCCTCGTATCAACGGCACACCAAGTTCTTCGGCATACCCTTCGAATCACCCATTAGGGGGTTCTCCTTTTACGCCCCCGAGTGGCGGAAACATGCCGCACAAGGGCGAGGTCTACAATGTTCGCACCGACAATATTTTGTTCGTATGCTCTGGCGCATTTGTTGGATTGCACAAGGTCGTCATGGACCGAATATCTCGAGGCTCCATGGGTTTCGGCCAACCAGTTCGAACGCCAGCTCAGACCTCCACCGAACGCTCACATTCTGACCCTACAACTAACCGGCCCATTCCTATACTCCCAGGGTCCGAAGAGGAGGCCCTCTACAAAAAATATCTCCCATTTTTTACCCCTCCATCGGACTCATCACCCGGGGCCGAACCTACGTACTTCAACGCTCTGGATCTGCTTAGCCCTACAGACCTCCAAAATTACGGTTTTATCCCCGAGCTCGTTGGCCGCATCCCGGTCAACGCCGCGCTATCCGCTTTAAGTCAACCCTTCCTTGTCCGAATCCTCACGGAGCCCCGTAACTCCCTAGTCGCCCAATACACAACACTCTTTTCCCTATCGGGTATCGAGCTCCGCTTCACAACACCTGCTCTTCATAAAATCGCTGCCAACGCTTTCACAATGGGCACAGGGGCGCGTGCACTTCGCACGGAGATGGAAACCATCCTCAGCGATGCAATGTTCGAAACACCCGGTTCGAGTGTGAAATTCGTCCTCGTAACAGAGCCCGTCGCAGAGCGCAACGAGAAGCCCGTGTACCTCGGCCGCGGTCAGGGAGGGCGCTTCCACTCTATAATcgccgctgaagaagatcggtgggaagagaaaatgcaacagaagaagtcaaaggagaggagaggaaactCTCAGGCGGCTGGGTTTGAAGATGTTCATTCCATTTCCACATTCAGGGAGTATCGGAGTAAGGCTTCTGGATCGTGA